TTACCGCGtaatatacacaatatgttaaatatctagagtctgtatttttgttttttttctacgcATCAGTTTCACCAAGACACATTTATAAGCACACGTGCAGTTTTTGTTACAGTATGTCTGCGTGGTCCGTTTTTGTTAGCCCGCTAAGCAGCTAGCGCTTAAAGCACATCTGTCACTGCATAAACACTGTAACTTGTATTTTATGCAGACATAACACTTAAACGTAAAGAGGATAACATGCAGTGTATGGTTGAAGAAATGCCTTGATGGCTGTGGAGAAGATTCAGGATTTTGgattttaattaaagttaaagttGTCTTTATTATGAGCTCAGTATTCATAGCAGAGAAATCATCTGATATTAGCACTAATTAATCACAATGCAATCTGTTTCTTCCCCCTCAGAGTTTCTCGAAGTTGGTAAAAAGCAGCCTGCTCTGGACGTCCTCTACGATGTCATCAAGAGCAAAAAGCATCGAACATGGCAGAAGATCCACGAGCCGATCATGCTCAAGTACCTGGAGCTCTGTGTGGACCTGCGCAAGAGCCACCTGGCCAAAGAAGGCCTTTACCAGTACAAGAACATTTGTCAGCAGGTCTGAGTCTTCCCGTGAAGAAATCCCAAGTCTCAGTTTGTCTTTACACCACACGCAGTCTTGTATCATCTATTTATGACCTTCAGGTTTTCAAAATTCAAGATTATTAGGCACTAATGTATGCAAACATATGCTAGCAGTAGAATGGCAGGCAAACAATAAATAAGCagatcagacagacagtgtgCTGTACAATACAGTTAGATGTAAACCTTTACTATGAATACATGGACAATACGATATTAACAAACACGCTCCATTTTCAGTAGAAATTTTGCATCCTGTCAAAGAgaatgtcttttttcttttttgtagaaATAGTTAAAGATGCAGTGAAAACTGAAATTACAGGCAGgtgcaaaaggaaaaaaagaaacaaataatttGTCAAATCATGTCTTTGCTATATTCAAAACAGCATTGTTGAGTGTAGAATGACGTGGATCAGTAATTATAATGACGTTGGGGCTTTAGTGCTCTCTGCTGGGAGAGATGGAGATTACACCGTCGTAATCCATGTATGGTGAGAAATACCTTGAAGAAGGGTGTCTGGTTTTTAAGACAGCCTTATTTGGCAGTATTTGGTGAAGTTCTCTTTGTATTCCAGCtatcaataaaaatattattgtaaacaAATGATGTGGATTACCAACATTGAGTAAATCAGAACAAGGAGTCGTCTGTCATGTTGCTTGTCGGTTCAGAAACCTGGACGTTCTAGCGCAGGCAGcctgcacatgtgtgtgttagggtgtgaCTTTAAAGATAATGCTGAAGGGAGGGGCTGGGTTTgttatgagtttaaaaaaaaaaaaagagagagagagatggctaTACCTTAAACAAACCCTTAGCTGCTTAGCTGGTTATCATTACTAAAAGATATTGCTTTGCCTCTCAGGTGAATATCAAGTCTCTGGAGGATGTGGTTCGCGCTTACCTGAAACTTGCAGAGGAGAAGACTGAGACGGCCAAAGAGGAGTCTCAGCAAATGGTGTTGGACATTGAGGATCTGGATAACATTCAGACCCCCGAGAGGTACAGGACAATATTGAATTGATTGTTTTGTGTGGAATTGTAGCGTGTAGAGGTTTAGATCTGTAAAGTTTATTATGCTATTGAGTAAGCTGATAAACCGACAGTAAaatatgatcattttattttgtgttgtcAGTGTACTGCTGAGTGCTGTGAGTGGAGAGGACACTCAGGACCGTACTGACCGCCTGCTGCTCACTCCTTGGGTCAAATTCCTGTGGGAGTCGTATCGCCAGTGTCTGGACCTTCTGAGGAACAACTCTAAAGTGGAGCGTCTTTACCATGACATTGCGCAGCAAGGTCGGTGCATGAAGCACACACATCAGAGATCTAACACACGTGGTTTTATCACACAAGATCATCAGTTCTTAAAACTACTTGCTAGGGttgcacaatatatcgaaattactgaaatatcacaaatgtaaatatggcGATATGCATATCTCAAGGGTGCGTAATAACTGAATGATTATAATACTCTcaaaaaagttatgaaaagtcaaagttttagggcaACGCAgatagctttctttttttttttcagaagaacatgaaatgtcattttcagtttatataaatgcatataaataaaaaaatatatatgtatgtgtgtgtgtaatttaaattgattttacacatttgtaGCATTATTGTACTGTGtatcacattatttaacaagttatcatCTTCAAGTTATCAttcttcaatatcgtgcagccTTACTACTTACAGGGcatgttaatttttcattaCCAATCCccaccctcttttttttttttttttaaacagctttcAAGTTCTGCCTGCAGTACACCCGCAAGGCCGAGTTCCGCAAGCTGTGTGATAACTTGCGAATGCACCTGGGTCAGATCCAGAGGCACCATAACCAGAGCACAGCCATCAACCTGAACAACCCCGAGAGCCAGTCAATGCACCTGGAGACTCGTTTGGTGCAGCTGGACAGCGCCATCAGCATGGAGCTCTGGCAGGTGAGGCCACGTACGACTGCCATGAATGCATTGGGATTGATGGACATGCTTGTGTGTAAGCATGCCAGGGAGATATATCAAGTGTAAGCATAGGGAAAACAGTACAGCACTTACTAACGCATAACCAATCGCATTTCAGGAAGCTTTCAAGGCAGTCGAGGATATCCATGGACTGTTTGCCCTCTCTAAGAAGCCCCCCAAGCCCCAGCTGATGGCCAACTACTATAACAAGGTGTCCACGGTGTTCTGGAAGTCGGGTAATGCTCTGTTCCACGCCTGTACGCTGCACCGCCTCTACCATCTGTCCAGAGAAATGAGGAAGAACCTCACCCAGGAGGAGATGCAGAGGTTAGTGTCTTGTGTTTTATCCAACAAAGGAAAATGGAAAGTTCTGAAATGAGAAGTTCAGCGTAAAAAAGAAATTGCAAACCTTTTAAACACAACGCTTTCCACAGGATGTCGACTCGTGTGCTTTTGGCCACTCTGTCCATCCCCATAACCCCAGAGCGTACCGATATCGCTCGCCTGTTGGATATGGACGGGATTATTGTGGAGAAGCACCGCAGACTGGCCACTTTGCTTGGCCTGCAGTCGCCACCCACCCGCCAGAGCCTCATCAACGATATGGTAATTTCGGTTTTGATTCAGTTAAACTAAAAGTTAGCTGAAACTGTCCGTATcctttagactttttttttctgtgtattggGTAATGAAATCAGGGAAATTTTGCATATTACATGTTGATTATGCAGCACCACATTCAACAAGTCATTAATCTCCTTGTAGGTGAGGTTCAATCTTCTCCAGTACGTCGTTTCTGAAGTCAAGGATCTGTACAGCTGGTTGGAGGTGGACTTCCATCCCCTCAAACTCTGTGGACGAGTCACCAAGGTATGGCCCTGAAATATGTGGAATAACTGATTTAATCAGCATTGGAGTTGTTGTCATTGTAAGTCCTTGTCTTGTATCTGTGGTTCTCCAGGTGCTGAACTGGGTGAGGGATCAGGCAGAGAAGGAGGCTGATCTACAGCAGTATGTTCCTCACTTACAGAACAACACCATTCTCAGACTTCTGCAGCAGGTTGGTGTGCTGACTTcatctcatctcacacacacgtgcacacacagatAACAGGGTGTGAGAATCAGCTGTGGAAACATTACACCAATAAGTGCCTGTTGTAAATCGTTGGCTCTTAAATGTTCAGCTGtggatttcttttttgtctctgaATGAGACCTAATGTGTGCAAATCCTCTGGTGTAATGGTTTCAGGTGGCTCAGATCTATCAGAGCATCGAGTTCAGCAGGCTGGCTTCTCTTGTGCCGTTTGTGGATGCCTTCCAGCTGGAGCGCTCCATCGTTGACGCCGCACGTCACTGTGACCTGCAGGTAAATTACTTGTAgttattgtttctgtttccttttttaaaaaaacacgaTTAAGTGCTGTGTGTTAAATTTTGTTGAACAAATGTCCTACAGCTATTATTGCAcgttcctttgttttttttcaggtgcGTATTGACCATACGTCCCGAACCCTAAGCTTTGGCTCGGATCTGAATTACTCGACTAAAGAGGACGCCCCTGTGGGACCGTTCTTGCAGAACATGCCTTCTGAACAGATCCGTAACCAGCTCACGGCCATGTCCTCCGCTCTGGCCAAGGCTATTCAGATCATCAAACCGGCCTCCATTCTGGTAAGAAAGTGAACTCGTGTGGGTTTTTgcccctctgtctgtctttttttcatttttatttttatgttcatttttatgttcAGGTAAGAAACGGTAATGTgtttctgctcttttctttgtcctgccttttattttcctctttggtTATATCTAACTTGCTACACATCTCCAGGTTATTTCTTATGTGCTCTATCGCATTGCTCTAAATGTTAAATCTTTTTCCTGTAGCAAGAACGGGAGGAGCAGAGACAGCAGGCCACCACTGCCTATCTTAAAAATGCCCGTAAGGAGCACCAGCGCATCCTGGCTCGTCGCCAGACCATCGAGGAGCGCAAGGAGCGTCTGGAGAGCCTGAACATTCAGCGCGAGAAGGAGGAGCTGGAGCAGCGGGAGGCTGAGCTCCAGAAGGTGCGCAAGGCCGAGGAGGAGCGCCTGCGCCAAGAGGCcaaggagagggagaaggagcGCATCATGCAGGAGCACGAGCAGATCAAGAAGAAGACTGTGCGCGAGCGCCTCGAGCAGATCAAGAAGACTGAGCTGGGAGCCAAAGCATTTAAAGACATTGACATTGAGGTATGAAGGGCGGAGTCCAGGATGATTAACATTGCAGAAACAGATTAGATTTATGTAGTGTGTAAATTGCGCTGATTGCTTTTGGTAACGTTTAGAGGAACGTGGAAAAAATTATACACAGGTTCCCACCTTTACTTGCTGGAAAAAGGAAATTTAAGCTCCTCATAGCTTTGCTCATAGCCCCTTTTGGATACCTTGCTATAGTTGTGCAGATCATGTACCGAATCAAACTGAGACCCAGATACTGCAATCCCCCTTTGTGTTGTGCGACAAGTGTGAGCTGGTTTAGGTTTTAATTAGCCAGACAGGTGGGTATGTAACATTACCTCCAGCAAAAATTCGCATTATAAATGAGCAATAAATAACAGTGAGCAGTAACCTCTGCTTACTGTTGAAGCACATTAACAGTCTACAAAACGTAATGGTGCAGTTGCAATAGTTAACAGTGGAGCATAAACCAGTTAGTCAGAATTTCCAGTttataaaatcatgcattttCGTATTTATTGATCATTTGATTGTAGGATAGTAAAGGTGAAAAGATTTTAGTCCACATCTTAGACCAAGTAGTTTATTGGGATTAACATAGACAATTTATTAAGGATCCCGCGCTCTCACTGCCgcagcccgggttcgattcctgggcagggagtgtactctcagtgccggtcccaagcccagataaatgggagggttgcgtcgGGAACGGCATCCAGCGTAAagcctgtgccaaatcaaacgtGTCGaccagtgatccactgtggcgacccctaacgggagcagccgaaagaacaacagcagcaacatttttaatgctgcattcaggGGTATTAAACTCTGGAAACTCTTAGAATTTCTTGCTGTAGTCTGGTTTTAGATTTTCTGTTAGTTCACCCAAGTTATTGTCTTCAGCAGAGAAGTGCAATGTAGACGTTAGTTAGCTGTAAACTTTACTAGTTTTGTGCGTGTAGCTGTAAACTTTAttagtttttgtgtgtgtgtgtgtgtgtgtgtgtgtgtgtgtgtgtgtgtgtgtgtgtgtgtgtgtgtgtgtgtattgaccTGCATCTCTGTTTATCTTTGCAGGATCTGGAGGAGTTGGACCCTGACTTCATCATGGCCAAACAGGTGGAGCAGCtcgagaaagaaaagaaagagctgCAGGAGCGCTTAAAGAATCAGGAAAAGAAGGTACGGTTGTAGGTTTCCTGAAGACAAATAACCTCATTTAGTTCCCACATTTTGATATTTGATCTTACATTCCATCCTAAGCAGTTTTGACAGCGTTCACATTTTCATCTTACTCAGATCCTAAACCTGGATTCCATTTTCCAAAtcttaatgtgtgtgtcataAAATTGTATGACAAGTACATTATTcctaataataatgcattaaataaatgaGGGTTTTGTatgttaatgtgtttcagatcgACTACTTTGAAAGGGCGAAGCGTTTGGAGGAAATCCCCATGATTAAAAAGGCTTATGAGGAACAGCGCATCAAAGATATGGAGCTGTGGGAGCTCCAGGAGGAGGAGAGGGTAACGCCTTACAGTCCATCTCGACAGTCTGCACAGATGACTAGATACTCCTCTGCTTTGTTTTAGAAGTGTTATAGAAGTTCTGACAAATTTATGCATACTTGAAACAATATTCTtagacacatttaaaaaaaaaaaaaaaaaaatttctgactGGCTAGAGTGAGCTAAAGCTGACTGTCCATCTTTCACCATACACAAAAATTTTGAGTGTtgtcagaaatgtatttttaataatcgCTAGGTTCTAGATCATCCTAACGCTTGCTCTTATAAGAACTTTGCCACTCAGACATATTTGCTTTGCTTAAGAAGGTAAATTTTGTTACTCCAGTTATTTTCAGCTGGAAAGTAGAGAGGTGAATGTGAACGTGCATGTGAAGAAAGGCATCTGTAGTGATTATAGGGAAAATTTGGACGatgtttatgatgttatttCACAATGTGTAATTGTGCACATCTGTATTAGATCAGCAACATGAAAGTGGAGCGTGAGAAGGCTCTTGAGCACAAAAAGAGGATGTCCAGGATGATGGAGGATAAGGAGAACTTCGTATCTAAAATAACCGCTGCCCGCAGCTTCATCTACGAGGTAAGAAAGGAGAGTTGGCTGTGAACACTACAGCAGTGGCAGAGATGTTCTGTAATGTGTGTTTCATGTGGAGATCAACAACGCAgagctgtgtgtaaatgacaTGTACTTTCTATAATATCTCTAAGGAAAAACTGAAGCAGTTCCAGGAGCGCTTGGTTGAGGAGAGGAAGAAACGTCTCGAAGAGCGCAAGAAACAGCGCAAAGAGGAGCGACGAAACGCCTACTATCGCCAGAAAGAGGAGGAGGCCCAGAGGATCCGGGAGGAACAGCTGAAAAAGGGTACTGTTCATCATAAAGAATGCTTCAGTGTTCATAACATACTCCATGTTTTTGgcgtattttttaaaattaacataaTCTCGCTGTTTAGAgcgcttttatttttttaccattAAAGCCATCTTTATTTTGGCCGAGTCATCATGATGTTACTGATTGGCATGTTTCAGAGCGTGAGGAGCGCGAGCGtcaggagcaggagcagagggaggaggaggagcgtgAGTACCAGGAGCGCCTGCGCAAGCTAGAGGAGCAGGAGAGGAAACAGCGAGCCAGGCAGCAGGAAATCGAGGAACGTGAACGGCGCaaggaggaggagatgagaAGGCCCCAGGAGGAGAAGTCCAgcaaagtaaacacacacacacacacacacacacacacacacacacacacacgctttgctccctgtctctctctctggtgctTCTTCTGGCATGTTCCCCTTCAGGTTTTTCCCCACAGGCATGccaaaatgttaaaacaaattGATGTTTAGAGGAGTGTGGATTAGATTTTTAGCACCTCGTGGCCTTGGCTTGTAATTCACTCACATGCTCATTCTGTCACACGTTTTACCACCTTGTTTGTTAAATTGACTGTGATCGCTGGAAGTGTGGAAAGCTTAGaacgtaaataaaaaaaacgtaaaaaaaaaaaagaagaaaaaaatacagggtgtcccataAGTCTGGGATCATAAGAGAACaataaaaagcttttattttcagAACTTGCTCAATATGTTCACCATTTTTCTTAATTCACAAATGTAGTCATAATATCCATTCAGTAAACACACGGTTAATGATGATGTCTGGAGCAGTCGTGCTACATACCTCACTGAAGTAAATGATACCGGACTTAGGAGACATCTTGCGTATTTACTTTGTTAAAGTACAGGTTAAACAGAAGAACCCAATTTTGATCAAAAGcagatttttcatcattttttggctttaaaattGAGCCACACTGACATCCGACGGCTTTTATGGACTGCCTCAGGGCATGTTATCATTGctatcatttctttttaaaaaaaaaaaaaaaaaaaaagactgcacaTCTTGACTGTATTTGCTGCAGCtgagaaaaatgcatttaatgggATTTGAGGC
This sequence is a window from Pangasianodon hypophthalmus isolate fPanHyp1 chromosome 3, fPanHyp1.pri, whole genome shotgun sequence. Protein-coding genes within it:
- the eif3s10 gene encoding eukaryotic translation initiation factor 3 subunit A isoform X1 — protein: MPAYFQRPENALKRANEFLEVGKKQPALDVLYDVIKSKKHRTWQKIHEPIMLKYLELCVDLRKSHLAKEGLYQYKNICQQVNIKSLEDVVRAYLKLAEEKTETAKEESQQMVLDIEDLDNIQTPESVLLSAVSGEDTQDRTDRLLLTPWVKFLWESYRQCLDLLRNNSKVERLYHDIAQQAFKFCLQYTRKAEFRKLCDNLRMHLGQIQRHHNQSTAINLNNPESQSMHLETRLVQLDSAISMELWQEAFKAVEDIHGLFALSKKPPKPQLMANYYNKVSTVFWKSGNALFHACTLHRLYHLSREMRKNLTQEEMQRMSTRVLLATLSIPITPERTDIARLLDMDGIIVEKHRRLATLLGLQSPPTRQSLINDMVRFNLLQYVVSEVKDLYSWLEVDFHPLKLCGRVTKVLNWVRDQAEKEADLQQYVPHLQNNTILRLLQQVAQIYQSIEFSRLASLVPFVDAFQLERSIVDAARHCDLQVRIDHTSRTLSFGSDLNYSTKEDAPVGPFLQNMPSEQIRNQLTAMSSALAKAIQIIKPASILQEREEQRQQATTAYLKNARKEHQRILARRQTIEERKERLESLNIQREKEELEQREAELQKVRKAEEERLRQEAKEREKERIMQEHEQIKKKTVRERLEQIKKTELGAKAFKDIDIEDLEELDPDFIMAKQVEQLEKEKKELQERLKNQEKKIDYFERAKRLEEIPMIKKAYEEQRIKDMELWELQEEERISNMKVEREKALEHKKRMSRMMEDKENFVSKITAARSFIYEEKLKQFQERLVEERKKRLEERKKQRKEERRNAYYRQKEEEAQRIREEQLKKEREERERQEQEQREEEEREYQERLRKLEEQERKQRARQQEIEERERRKEEEMRRPQEEKSSKDWGEKEEGGWRRRTETGDSEWRRPVSDNRDWRQEGREEHEREEREPPFKRSGEGSRRGPSDDRGLRRGFDDDRGPRRGFDDDRGPRRGYDDERGHRRDDERGPRRGMDDDRGPRRGFDDDRGPRRGLDEPRGSRRGADDDWGPRRGGGGDDERGGRRGGDDSKPWKPLGRPGGWREREKAREESWGPPRDSGAHDDDGERDGDEQHEGERFRERRAPREEGGWRRGGADEPSSWRDSRRDDFDRDDRRERREIRDRRDDRDRDRDRDRDHRPSHRDHDDGGSWRRGGEDRRDDRKDDRDTPPKLRERDVERSSWRSDKEKDNPRRTKNETDDDGWTTVRR
- the eif3s10 gene encoding eukaryotic translation initiation factor 3 subunit A isoform X2 translates to MPAYFQRPENALKRANEFLEVGKKQPALDVLYDVIKSKKHRTWQKIHEPIMLKYLELCVDLRKSHLAKEGLYQYKNICQQVNIKSLEDVVRAYLKLAEEKTETAKEESQQMVLDIEDLDNIQTPESVLLSAVSGEDTQDRTDRLLLTPWVKFLWESYRQCLDLLRNNSKVERLYHDIAQQAFKFCLQYTRKAEFRKLCDNLRMHLGQIQRHHNQSTAINLNNPESQSMHLETRLVQLDSAISMELWQEAFKAVEDIHGLFALSKKPPKPQLMANYYNKVSTVFWKSGNALFHACTLHRLYHLSREMRKNLTQEEMQRMSTRVLLATLSIPITPERTDIARLLDMDGIIVEKHRRLATLLGLQSPPTRQSLINDMVRFNLLQYVVSEVKDLYSWLEVDFHPLKLCGRVTKVLNWVRDQAEKEADLQQYVPHLQNNTILRLLQQVAQIYQSIEFSRLASLVPFVDAFQLERSIVDAARHCDLQVRIDHTSRTLSFGSDLNYSTKEDAPVGPFLQNMPSEQIRNQLTAMSSALAKAIQIIKPASILQEREEQRQQATTAYLKNARKEHQRILARRQTIEERKERLESLNIQREKEELEQREAELQKVRKAEEERLRQEAKEREKERIMQEHEQIKKKTVRERLEQIKKTELGAKAFKDIDIEDLEELDPDFIMAKQVEQLEKEKKELQERLKNQEKKIDYFERAKRLEEIPMIKKAYEEQRIKDMELWELQEEERISNMKVEREKALEHKKRMSRMMEDKENFVSKITAARSFIYEEKLKQFQERLVEERKKRLEERKKQRKEERRNAYYRQKEEEAQRIREEQLKKEREERERQEQEQREEEEREYQERLRKLEEQERKQRARQQEIEERERRKEEEMRRPQEEKSSKDWGEKEEGGWRRRTETGDSEWRRPVSDKDWRQEGREEHEREEREPPFKRSGEGSRRGPSDDRGLRRGFDDDRGPRRGFDDDRGPRRGYDDERGHRRDDERGPRRGMDDDRGPRRGFDDDRGPRRGLDEPRGSRRGADDDWGPRRGGGGDDERGGRRGGDDSKPWKPLGRPGGWREREKAREESWGPPRDSGAHDDDGERDGDEQHEGERFRERRAPREEGGWRRGGADEPSSWRDSRRDDFDRDDRRERREIRDRRDDRDRDRDRDRDHRPSHRDHDDGGSWRRGGEDRRDDRKDDRDTPPKLRERDVERSSWRSDKEKDNPRRTKNETDDDGWTTVRR